TGGATCCCTGCAGGGACCTGGCTTCTGAGAGCACGTGAAGAGCCTGGTGTTGCACACAAGGGCAGCGGGAGGGTACAAACAGGCCAAGAGGGCAGGAACCCGGCCGCCCTGGCTTCAGCCAAGCCATAGAATTGCACGTGGGGCTCTGCGTACATttcgtttatttttttttaagccctTAAAGAATGAGCAGGGGTAATTTCTTTGGAAGCCACTTAAGAGCAGAGATGATTCCAGGCAAAATTCTCAAGTAGCTTCAGTTGTTCTTGGGAACTTTTGCCtctgtctgtctttttctctccttaCCATCTTTTCATTTCACCTACCCCAAGACCTCCAGGGCCACCAGCTCTGACCTGGGTCCTCTTCCCCTTGCCCATCATAACTTACTGTCATGTGCCACCCAAAACTCCAGTTAACAAGTCTGTGGgctttatatattaattattctgGAGTACGTGCCTTTTGATAGGAGATTCTTAAAAATGACAGactgactgggtgtggtggctcatgcctgtaatcccagcactttgggagactgagacgggcggatcacttgatgtcaggagttcgagaccagcctggtcaacatggtaaaaccttgactctactaaaaatagaaaaattagccaggcatggtggtgcacgcttgtaatcccagctactcaggaggctgaagcaggagaatcacttgaacataagaagcagaggttgcagtttggcaagatcacgccattgcactccagcctgggcgacagagtaagactgtctcaaaaaaaaggaaaaaaagaaatggcaaagaCTTCCTCCAAAATCATGCATTTCAGGCATCATGGTATGTGCGGTGGGGGGCACTGCAGGCCCTGTGGCAGGTGTGTAAACATGACTGTCCACAAATATGTttggggtggaggtggaggaagggcctcgccattccactttcaatgggACAATCTGTGCGTTATCCCACATCCCTGAGAGAGGCTGCCAGAGTCTTGCAGGCCACCAACCTCGCAGGAGGGGCTTCTGAAGCTACCAGGTCATGAGGGTAGATGCCCTCCCCTGATCCCTCAACAGGCTGTAAACCGTCCACAGGATCCTTGGTTGTTGAGCAGAGGGGCACGGGGCGAGGGAATGGATGGCGGAGGAGCCAGGCTTCCCCCATAGCGAGCAGGTGTGGGTCACGGTGCCATCTGCATCCGGACCCTCTCCTTTCCACCCTGCTGAGCACCAAGGGATTCACAGCCCTAAGCCTGATGACGGCACACAGTAGGGCAGTTTCTCACAGAGAAACCCTCCGCGGTGACGTCCCTGGCGGGGAGCCCTGCAGGGTGCCAGGCCGTGGGAAAGGAGAGGCCAGGCCTGGACGCCCCCTCCCCACGGGCACGGGACACCCCGGCAGTGGGGTTTGGGCAGTTCGCCCACCTGCCGCCCTCCAGCCGCCTACCTGGATTGGAGCGTTTCTTCGGGGTCTTGAGGCTCCGACACCTGCCGCCCACGGAGCTGCTGTTCTCGCTCGTGGAGTCCTGCGCTGAGGACGCGCTGCCGGTGGCCTCGCTGTCCCGCATCATGCTCTCGTAGCCGCTGCTGCCGCCGCTGTGGTAGAACAGGGCCGTCTTCCCCATGGCCGGCGGGAGCTCCCCGCTCAGCACGCTGCTGTTGTCGCTGCCGTGGCCGCTGCTGCAGCGGTGGGGCCTCCGCGGGGGCGTGATCTTGCTGTAGGGCGACGGGAGCAGGTGCGCGGCCGCGGGCTTGTCCTCGGCCAGGGCCCCCCCGCGCTCCTCCGCCTCGGGCCCGGCCCGCAGCTGCAAGCCCCGGGCGCCCGCGCTACCCTGCAGCAGCTCTGAGATGCGCCCATTGACGGCCCGCAGGGGAAGCTTGGAGGCCAGGCCTGAGCTCCTGTTCCTGCTGAGGGACTGCGTGGACCAGGACATGTGCTTCCCACCGGGGGGCAAGCTGGAGCTCTGGCCCACCGCCTGCGGCAGGGACTTGGTGGAGAAGCTGAGGGTTTTGGTGGTGGAGGTGGACAGGCTGCGCGCTTTGGGGCTGGTCAGGAGGAGTTTGCTCACGGCGGAGATCTTGGACTGGCTGGCCTTGGGCGAGGCCCCGGAGCTGGGGGGCGAGGTCCCGGCGCTGCGGCCCAGGCTCCTCCCCGCGCGGGGCATGGTGCTGTCTTTGCCTGCGTGCAGCCGGGAGCTCACGGAGGACAGGCTCTCGGCCCGCTCCAGGGAGAGGCATTCGTAGTGGCTGACCGTCGCCCTGCCCAGGGAGTTGGTTCTGCTGGCCAGCTGCTCCAGCTTGGCACTGAAGagcttgctgctgctgctggcgtCCTTCGTCTTGCCGCTAGGCTCGTCTGGGAGGCCCGCCAGGAAGGTGGCTGGTTGGTTCAGGGGGCTGCTTGTGCCGCTGCTGCTGGCACTGTGCTGAGGGCTGGCCCGGTTCTTCTGGTCCAGGCTGGACTTTCGGACAGGGGGCAGAGGGGGAGTCCCTTTGGGCCGAGCCAGGACACAGTGCTTGGGGGAAGCCACCTTCCTCTCCAGGGTAGCCTTGGAGGGCTGGGTGCCCGAGGCTGCACCCACCCCATTGGTCTCAGCAGCGCAGTAATAGAAGAGGCTGCCCGGCTCCTCCTGCCGGCTGCCCTTCTGAAACGCCCTGGGAAGGCTGCTGGACTTGACGCTTTTGTTGGGATGCACGGGGCTCTGGGTGGCCAAACCAGACAGGGCCATCTCACACCCATCCACGACCCTCCTGAAGTTGTCAGTGACAGGGGAGGCCGACACCTCCCCGCTGCTGCTGCTGAGCCTGTCGCCCGGGCTGGGCTTTCCTTCCTGCTCCTGCTCTGCTCTGGTCTCAGCATTCGAGGGGCCCGTGGCAGTCTCACACCTCATCCCTTCTTCACTGGGATGAGCATTCTCTTTTTTCACTTCCTCTTCTCGTTTCAGCCAGGGGTCCTCAAATTTCATCTCTTTCTTTGCACTGTTTTCCTTACTCTCCTGGGACTGGGCTAATGTGGAGCCTGCTTTGGGGGTGGCAGTGGGGGCCTCGGGCTCTTGGATGTTCCGGGGGCTCATGGCAATGCAGGGGTAAACCGTGATATTGGTCTTCATGGGGATGTACCCCTCGCAGCTGCTCAGATTCGCCGTGTTGGAGATGGTGACCATGGCCTTGCTCAGTGTGGATATTTTGCAGCCTTTGATGGGGGTTGCTTTGTTGAAAGAGTCATCTCCCATCTCAGACAGGATGAGCAAGTCGTCGGGGCTGGCCTTGGGCTTCTCTCTGCACACCACAGCGGTGTTCTGGAGGCTACTGACAAAATCCGAGGCCACAGGTTCTGCCATTGCCTCCCCGTGCCCAAAACACGTCTGGGCTATGAAACTGTGGCACGACTGCTCGCCCTCACTGCCGGCGCTCATCTCGCTCAGCCAGGAGCTGATGGAAGAGCGTCTGCTCCCTGCCTCCTGGGCCTTCTCATCCAGGCTCATCTTCGGGAGGGGCAAGAACTGTGTGATGCTGACCTCGGAGACGGGGGCCATGCTGGAGTAGCACTCCAGGTCCTCGCTGATGCTGCTGATGATGCTGACGGGCCGCGAGCCCGAGGCCAGGGCCTGCACAGAGCAGTCGCTGTTGAAGCTGATGATGCTGGTGGGGCGGCCGCTGTCCAGGACCCCGCTGATGGTCAGCTCCTCCACCAGCGTGAACACCAGCTCGTCCTCACCATTCAGCTCCAGCGGCTGCTGCACCGTCACCATCGTGGTGCTCAGGATCTCCTTCTTGGACTCTGAAGGAGTAGCTGCCTGCTGCTCATCATCGACAGGAGTTTCCGGGAAGCCTTCGCTCCCAGCAGACATGGATTTTTTCAAAACCTGGGGGCTCATTCCAACCGGGGGCGTACGCACCTCGGGCTGCAGCAAGGACTCACTAGACACCACGCCGGAATCCTTACTCGAGGGAGGCAGTGGGGCGGGAGACGGCAGGACCCCCTTCTGGGTGTAGACTTTGCATCTCTGGGAAGGAGAGCTGGGTGGCTTGTACTCCGAGGTCTTGGACAGGCTGGCGATGCCCAGCCGGGGGGAGCCCATGGGCCTGGGCTTGCCTTCCACGAAGCCGCAGGAGTTGAGGCTCTCCcggctgctctggaggctggggctcTGCACAAGTGGGGAGGCGCTGTGCTGGCTACTGCTGCCCGGGATGCTCCTGGGTGAGGCCGGGCTGGGGCTATGGACGGGTGCCGTGGCGGGCACAGGTGAGTGACTCCTCTGCGTCTTGGAGGCTGGCAGTTCAGGGCCTTCTCTGTCAGTAAGCTGACCTTCGGACCCATTATCTTCCTTATCAGACTCAGAGAGTGGGCTTGCCCCCGCTGCTTGGCTTAACCGGGGGCCTCTGCTTGCCTGCTCCGGCCCGAACTGAGCAGGCAGTTCTTCGAAAGGAAACCTGCTGGGCTCCTCACTGCCGTCGATGCAGTCCAGCCTCTCCTGCAGCTCGGCGAACGTGTTGCACTTCAGGCAGTCCCTTTCTGACTTGCTGGCTGcagcctctcctgcctctgcAGGCCGGCTGTCGCCCCGGGTCTTCTGCAGGGCTGGCACGATAGGGACAAAGTCTGGGGGGCCCTCGTTGTCGGTGAGCTCCTTGTCAGAGAGGGCTGTGCCGTTGGGCCCGATGTAGATGACAGTGTCGCAGGACTGCTCGCTGCTAGAGGAGTAGTCGGGGTCGCTGGACAGGTGAGCGATGGGGAAATCGGGGTCCACCGTGGCCCTGGTGTGGAAGGGTCTCAGCTGGGTGGGCCTGCGCATACGGCCTTCTTCGCAGGAGCTCTCCCCGCCGGAGGAGCTGGATGTGGACTGTGAGTGAGAGAGCAGTTAATGTGGCGGCCCTTCCGTGGCAGTTTCCCCAGGAGCCCAGCTGTGTGCGGCAAGTGGTGGAGGCCCCTGACTGGACACAGGCTACTGATGGTCACCCCGGTCGGCCTCCCGCGGTGCCATGCCCGCGTGCCCGGTCTCACATCACTGCTGCATTTGTGAAGGGGAAGCCCCGTGTGGCACACTGGAGAAACAGAAGCTGCTCGGGAAAGGAGGTGACCATCCAGGCCCTGCCTGACCAGCTAAGGGCTGCTGGGTCACCAATGTTTAGCACCCTGTGCCGTGGAACACTGGTTAGGAAACactatttaaagataaaaaaggtacaaaacagagaagggaaaaaaaaggccCCACATCAGCAGCTGCCCCTGCCACTGAGTGGCTACGATCATGACGCTTTTCTCAAATACTTGCCACCCTGCCACCATCCTGGCTTGGCCTCTGCCTGAGAAAATGAGCCCAGCGATGTCTAGCAGACTCAGTAGCATCCAGAAACCACTGAAACCACTGAATTGCCGGGACAAAAGCAGCAGCCAGGGAGTGACTCCTGGACATGCAGCAAAGGAGGGGCCCTGAGAGCAGGAGTTGAGAATCCTCTTTGGCGCCAACCCCTTGAAGGACACAGTCTCCATCTACACAGGACCAAGGCAGTGCATgagaaaaacaatattttccaTCCCTCCAGCGTTTTTCCTCTTGAGGTAGCAATCCATTTATACTCTCTAAAGCGGACCAAGTGCTTCCGGTCAGGGGTCCAGGCTGGGTGACCAGGGCCAGCACCAGGTGTGGGGAGGTGACATGACTTTGTATCAGCCCCAAGGTTTCCCTGCCCCAGAGTGGACCCTGAGCCACGTGTTGTCAGCTCCAAGTCACATCTCCCGATGCTGGGGGATTGGCAATGTTGATTTGGCTTTTTCTGACTCCGTTCCAGGGCACGGCTCCAAAGGCTCCCTCAtctgccaccccccaccccgcgaGCTCCTTacctttgtcttctttttcttcatcctcAAGACTCTCGATGCAATCTGGATGGTGGACAGGGTCTCCGCGTAGCTCCCGGCCGCGGCCGAGATGTGCGCGATCATGGTGGTACGGCAGTTCATGTTCCCCAGAGACTCCCTCAGCAACATGGCGAGCTTGCTCTCTCTGCCAGACAAAGTGAATTAGGCTGCATTAGCGGCCATGCTTCTCTGTGGCCCTCAGGGCAGGGCTTCAGGCCTGCATACAGTCATTTTGTTGTGGGTGGTGGTCCCCCCCCTTTTTAATGGCATACTAATTAGcatcattttccagcatggggctatTTGTAGTTGGCAAGCACCGAGCAAGTGCTTCTAACTCCAAGATGGAATTTGTGCAAAGCACCTCCCTTGGCGCTTCTGTCCTGGCTGTGATGGGATGTTCCTGCGCGTGTGTGTCTATGACATTACACATAATGAGGCCTGGGAATAGAAACAAGAGGAGGGCATCaggagaaatggctttgtgaCTGGTGACTCAGCATGCTAACTGCACGTGTGGCCCTTCTCCAGGGTTTCCACACACAGGCAATCCTTGCAACACAAAGGAGTCCCCCGGCCACGAACCTGGATTGAAGATCTGTGGGTTTTTAATATCTGCACAGTTCCTTTAGCCAGGAAGCTGCGGCTGCTTTATTGGCATTGTCCCTTAACTCACATATTTGCACCTAGTAGCAGTGAAGAAAAAGGCATTCATATTCCTGAAGACTAGGGGAGAATCACAGAGAGAGGCCCAGCCAGTCACTGGATCCACAACAGAAAGCAGCACTTCCTATAGAGAGGCCTCCTCTGGCAACTGTGCAGGTGCTGTGCGGGGCCACTGCCAGGTGCTTTGCGGGGCCACTGCCAGGTGCTGTGCGGGGCCACTGCCTCGAGTGGTAATAATGAGGCCCTGGGGTTTGCCGGGAGCGTTGCTAAGTCTTTGAATTGACCTGGAGAAATGGCTGTTTTTCTGTGCCTATACTCGTCCCAACATTTTTCCTGCCTTGCTTTTAAAGGCCTCTGTTTATTTCATCAACAGCACTCATACTCTCAACTACTGCCAAATGTCATGCATCTCTGGCACGTTCCTGATCCTGAAGGCTGAGGAAGCCTATTTCCCATGCCGCGTGCTCATATCTCTATGCTGTGTCTGCGATACCAGATGAGAGGAATTCGTCCCCATGTCCACGTCTCATCACCCGTCCCCTGCAAAGCTCCCTGGAGAGGGACTATCCAGCTCAGCAGACACTGTGGGAGACTCAGGCCACTGTCAGCAGAGAGCAGACCATTTCACCATGACCTGCTTCTGGCCTCAGGGAGGGAAGACTGTGGGGTAAGAGCAATAGCTTTTCCTTCTCATCTGGGATCAATTAAGGTGTACGTTTGGCGATGCTGGGCTAAGGCTCACTTCCAGAGCAATGTAAGAATATACCAGGGCTTGCCTTCCAGCAAAATGACCAGTGATGAAAGTGGAGAGGTAAGGGATTatagaggaggaggagcaggagctgGGAAAGTTTAACTCCTTCAAAACGTTATCTGTCTAGCAGAAATCCATGGACAGCCACACTCGACGAGGAAGCCAGGTCCCATTCCTGGCACACATTCTTAGCAGAGACACTGCACCTGGATGCGTCTTGGGCTCTGTCTTCAGTATGGGCAGTGGAGGGTGAGTTCTGCTCAGTTAGGTTGTGCTCATATACAGTTAGGTCTTACATGAGTAGTGGAGGGTGAGTTCTGCTCAGTTAGGTTGTGATCGTATACAGTCAGCTCTTGTTATTCATGGTAGCTGTGttctagaaaatatttgtgaacactGAATTTGTAAATACTGGGCCATTGTTCTTAGGGGAAAtatagtttggtgcaaaagtaattacgaTTTTTGTCATTtcgattactttttttttctttctttttttcctaagacagactcttgctctgttgcccaggctggagtgcaacagcatgatctcggctcactgcaacctccgcctcccaggttcaggcgattctcccgcctcagcctctggagtagctgggactacaggcacatgccaccacacccagctaattttttgtatttttagtagagacggggtttcacccatgttagccagactagtctcgaactcctgacctcaggcgatccacccgccttggcctcccaaagtgctgggattacaggcatgagccactgcgtctggcccatttcaattacttttgcaccaacctaacataTGGTTTAGGTTTCTGTGAACCTCTGATGACAAAAGTTTCTTCAATTGGACAATACATAACTTTGTTAATAAGATGCtttatttaatatgtttcttcaaaataatgaattatattcggtatttctttaaaataaaacactagcCAAGAAGGGTTTAATACTTTCCTGCCCTTGGGTaacatgattgtaaatttctttgATGTCTAGCCTCACACGAATGCTATTACAGTAAATTTTCTCATCATTTGATGAATCTACACATTCAGCCAGTTTTCATGTCTTCCACGGCTTCCTCATGTACTATAGCTGTTACCTGAGCACTTTCCAGAGTGGCCCCACATACGGATGGGCCGAAGGCACATCCCCCTGTATCTCCATGTGACCCTGTGTAAGTCCCCAAGAAAACATACCAAagaccggccgggcgcggtggctcacgcctgtaatcccagcactttaggaggccggatcatgaggtcaggaggtcgagaccatcctggctaacacggtgaaaccccatctctactaaaaatacaaaaaattagccgggcgtggttgcaggcacctgtagtcccagctactcgggaggctgaggcaggagaatggcgtgaacccggcggggcggagcttgcagtgagccgagatcccgccactgcactccagcctgggcgacagagtgagactccgtctcaaaaaaaaaaaaaaaaaaaaaaagaaaacataccaaaGACCAGATAAGAGGATGCAACGTGGTGACATCAAGCTGGCTGCCCCGTgcacttcctcttcctttttctgggTGTGCATATTCTTGATTCGTTAACACTAGACCCCCATGAGCACTGCAGCTCCTACCTGAAAGAAGCGTATCTAACACATGgattttctccataaggcacatcacagccttcctGTGCTTAGGGACCCTAAATAGGACATCAGCACCATTCTTGGGGGCCGTTTACAGCAAAATAACCATCAGAAAGcacaaaattatgaaaaacacAGTGCTAAGGAGACTGCAAAAAGGACACATGTGCACGATATGAAAGCCGAACGTGAAGGCAGAGCTTCGCATGCTCCACCTCGGCAGGGAACACTTGCGTCTGGCGACTCAACGTCTTCACCCCTCTGCCCATGTCAGAGAATGACTGTGAAACCACTATTGATTTTGGGGTTACAAATGCATTTCAGTGAGTAGGTGAATGTGCAAATACAGAGTCTGCAAATGAGGACTGCCTGCACTCTGAAGTTCCCCGTCGTCTTATTAACCCACTGCACGCAGCTGACGGCAGATCCCCTGGGTCTCCATGTGACATTACCCAGGAAGACAGACCACAGACAGAATTGAGAGAGAACATCGTGATAGCAAACTGCCTGCCCTGTGTATTTCCGCGACTCCCCACGCACGACTCAATCATATGGTAAAATGTTTACGGCGATTTTTTTAGGTCTACATTGTGGAAAGAAGCAGCGGTGTGTATGTTGCTTAGCAACCGGCATTTTAGCTCTCCTTGTGGAAAGCAAACCGGTAGAGCTGCTGGTGAGCCCTTCGTGTGGGCCTCCACGGACTCTAAAAGATGTCCTTCGGGGAGTAAAACACGGTGCATAGAAAGCTGCGGCCTTCCCAACCTCATGATGATCATTTAACTTGGAACAAAGACAACCAAGtaaggcagggcaggggagggaaggggcaggGCACTGAAGGCTGCAAACTGCAGGAGGAACTCAGAATCtttggagggaaagagaaaggttCAAAAGAGTTTCCAGGGCAACGGTCAGCACGGGCTTAGCCCACTCTTTGCATCAAGtctgaagagagaggaagagaaaaaaggaagaagcgtGCAGGGCCGCTGGCCACCCGCTCCCCAGAGCCAGGCGGGCGGGATGGAGGGAGGTGGTGCCTGGAGGGGTTCGGGCTGGGGGGCCCTGGCTATGGAGGACAGGTCGGGCAGGCACGGGAAGGGACTGGGAACGGAGCAGAGCTGACGGGGGCCTGAGGAAGGACCGCACCGCTCTTTCAAGTAGCTATGTTTACACATACATGTTTCACTCCCTGCCTACACTGACCACACTTgcctttgaaaataaatttatgctgggcaccgtggctcacggtgtaatccccacactttgggaggctgaggcaggcagatcacctgagatcgggagtttgagaccagcctggccaacatggtgaaaccccatctctactaaaaatacaaaaattatctgggcatggtggcgcacgcctgtaatcccagcttctcaggaggctgaggcaggagagtcacctgaacccaggaggcagaggttgcagtgagccgagattgcgccactgcactccagcctgggtgacagagcaagaccttgtgtcaaaaacaacaacaacaacaacaacaaaaccacacttttagaaaaatgtctttttaaaatcagtcaacatttcttttattaaacaagaaaaaggacaaaaaagaacaggataatgaacacattttaataatcatttttaaaggcATGAACGAGCATGTATCACTCGGGCACAGGGGCTGACCAACCAGGGCCCTGCAGGCCCAAGCTGGCACACTGCCTgcgtttgtaaataaagttttattaaaacacagCCACATCTATTTGTTTACATAGTGTCTGTGGCTACTTTTGTGCTACAATAAGAGTTGAGTGGTTGTAACAGAGCCTATGTAGCCCACAAAGCCAAAAATGCTTGCTACCTGGTCCTTTGCATAAGAAGTTTGTTGACCTCTGCTCTAGAGTAACCAGGAAACAGTATCATCCCAGACACTGAACCACCAAGCAGAGAATGCAGGTCCTGACTACACAACAATCCATGGCTTTAAGCAGCAAAAACGGAAACAGGCACATGAACTGCAGGCACACAGC
This portion of the Pongo abelii isolate AG06213 chromosome 1, NHGRI_mPonAbe1-v2.0_pri, whole genome shotgun sequence genome encodes:
- the KIF26B gene encoding kinesin-like protein KIF26B isoform X1, with product MNSVAGNKERLAVSTRGKKYGVNEVCSPTKPAAPFSPESWYRKAYEESRAGSRPTPEGAGSALGSSGTPSPGSGTSSPSSFTGSPGPASPGIGTSSPGSLGGSPGFGTGSPGSGSGGGSSPGSDRGVWCENCNARLVELKRQALKLLLPGPFPGKDPAFSAVIHDKLQVPNTIRKAWNDRDNRCDICATHLNQLKQEAIQMVLTLEQAAGSEHYDASPGSPPPLSNIPTLVGSRHVGGLQQPRDWAFVPAPYATSNYTGFANKHGSKPSSLGVSNGAEKKSGSPTHQAKVSLQMATSPSNGNILNSVAIQAHQYLDGTWSLSRTNGVTLYPYQISQLMTESGREGLTEAVLNRYNADKPSACSVPASQGSCVASETSTGTSVAASFFARAAQKLNLSSKKKKHRPSTSSAAEPPLFATSFSGILQTSPPPAPPCLLRAVNKVKDTPGLGKVKVMLRICSTLARDTSESSSFLKVDPRKKQITLYDPLTCGGQNAFQKRGNQVPPKMFAFDAVFPQDASQAEVCAGTVAEVIQSVVNGADGCVFCFGHAKLGKSYTMIGKDDSMQNLGIIPCAISWLFKLINERKEKTGTRFSVRVSAVEVWGKEENLRDLLSEVATGSLQDGQSPGVYLCEDPICGTQLQNQSELRAPTAEKAAFFLDAAIASRRSHQQDCDEDDHRNSHVFFTLHIYQYRMEKNGRGGMSGGRSRLHLIDLGSCVKALSKNREGGSGLCLSLSALGNVILALVNGSKHIPYKESKLAMLLRESLGNMNCRTTMIAHISAAAGSYAETLSTIQIASRVLRMKKKKTKSTSSSSGGESSCEEGRMRRPTQLRPFHTRATVDPDFPIAHLSSDPDYSSSSEQSCDTVIYIGPNGTALSDKELTDNEGPPDFVPIVPALQKTRGDSRPAEAGEAAASKSERDCLKCNTFAELQERLDCIDGSEEPSRFPFEELPAQFGPEQASRGPRLSQAAGASPLSESDKEDNGSEGQLTDREGPELPASKTQRSHSPVPATAPVHSPSPASPRSIPGSSSQHSASPLVQSPSLQSSRESLNSCGFVEGKPRPMGSPRLGIASLSKTSEYKPPSSPSQRCKVYTQKGVLPSPAPLPPSSKDSGVVSSESLLQPEVRTPPVGMSPQVLKKSMSAGSEGFPETPVDDEQQAATPSESKKEILSTTMVTVQQPLELNGEDELVFTLVEELTISGVLDSGRPTSIISFNSDCSVQALASGSRPVSIISSISEDLECYSSMAPVSEVSITQFLPLPKMSLDEKAQEAGSRRSSISSWLSEMSAGSEGEQSCHSFIAQTCFGHGEAMAEPVASDFVSSLQNTAVVCREKPKASPDDLLILSEMGDDSFNKATPIKGCKISTLSKAMVTISNTANLSSCEGYIPMKTNITVYPCIAMSPRNIQEPEAPTATPKAGSTLAQSQESKENSAKKEMKFEDPWLKREEEVKKENAHPSEEGMRCETATGPSNAETRAEQEQEGKPSPGDRLSSSSGEVSASPVTDNFRRVVDGCEMALSGLATQSPVHPNKSVKSSSLPRAFQKGSRQEEPGSLFYYCAAETNGVGAASGTQPSKATLERKVASPKHCVLARPKGTPPLPPVRKSSLDQKNRASPQHSASSSGTSSPLNQPATFLAGLPDEPSGKTKDASSSSKLFSAKLEQLASRTNSLGRATVSHYECLSLERAESLSSVSSRLHAGKDSTMPRAGRSLGRSAGTSPPSSGASPKASQSKISAVSKLLLTSPKARSLSTSTTKTLSFSTKSLPQAVGQSSSLPPGGKHMSWSTQSLSRNRSSGLASKLPLRAVNGRISELLQGSAGARGLQLRAGPEAEERGGALAEDKPAAAHLLPSPYSKITPPRRPHRCSSGHGSDNSSVLSGELPPAMGKTALFYHSGGSSGYESMMRDSEATGSASSAQDSTSENSSSVGGRCRSLKTPKKRSNPGSQRRRLIPALSLDTSSPVRKPTNSTGVRWVDGPLRNSQRGLGEPFEIKVYEIDDVERLQRRRGGASKEVMCFNAKLKILEHRQQRIAEVRAKYEWLMKELEATKQYLMLDPNKWLSEFDLEQVWELDSLEYLEALECVTERLESRVNFCKAHLMMITCFDITSRRR
- the KIF26B gene encoding kinesin-like protein KIF26B isoform X2; protein product: MVLTLEQAAGSEHYDASPGSPPPLSNIPTLVGSRHVGGLQQPRDWAFVPAPYATSNYTGFANKHGSKPSSLGVSNGAEKKSGSPTHQAKVSLQMATSPSNGNILNSVAIQAHQYLDGTWSLSRTNGVTLYPYQISQLMTESGREGLTEAVLNRYNADKPSACSVPASQGSCVASETSTGTSVAASFFARAAQKLNLSSKKKKHRPSTSSAAEPPLFATSFSGILQTSPPPAPPCLLRAVNKVKDTPGLGKVKVMLRICSTLARDTSESSSFLKVDPRKKQITLYDPLTCGGQNAFQKRGNQVPPKMFAFDAVFPQDASQAEVCAGTVAEVIQSVVNGADGCVFCFGHAKLGKSYTMIGKDDSMQNLGIIPCAISWLFKLINERKEKTGTRFSVRVSAVEVWGKEENLRDLLSEVATGSLQDGQSPGVYLCEDPICGTQLQNQSELRAPTAEKAAFFLDAAIASRRSHQQDCDEDDHRNSHVFFTLHIYQYRMEKNGRGGMSGGRSRLHLIDLGSCVKALSKNREGGSGLCLSLSALGNVILALVNGSKHIPYKESKLAMLLRESLGNMNCRTTMIAHISAAAGSYAETLSTIQIASRVLRMKKKKTKSTSSSSGGESSCEEGRMRRPTQLRPFHTRATVDPDFPIAHLSSDPDYSSSSEQSCDTVIYIGPNGTALSDKELTDNEGPPDFVPIVPALQKTRGDSRPAEAGEAAASKSERDCLKCNTFAELQERLDCIDGSEEPSRFPFEELPAQFGPEQASRGPRLSQAAGASPLSESDKEDNGSEGQLTDREGPELPASKTQRSHSPVPATAPVHSPSPASPRSIPGSSSQHSASPLVQSPSLQSSRESLNSCGFVEGKPRPMGSPRLGIASLSKTSEYKPPSSPSQRCKVYTQKGVLPSPAPLPPSSKDSGVVSSESLLQPEVRTPPVGMSPQVLKKSMSAGSEGFPETPVDDEQQAATPSESKKEILSTTMVTVQQPLELNGEDELVFTLVEELTISGVLDSGRPTSIISFNSDCSVQALASGSRPVSIISSISEDLECYSSMAPVSEVSITQFLPLPKMSLDEKAQEAGSRRSSISSWLSEMSAGSEGEQSCHSFIAQTCFGHGEAMAEPVASDFVSSLQNTAVVCREKPKASPDDLLILSEMGDDSFNKATPIKGCKISTLSKAMVTISNTANLSSCEGYIPMKTNITVYPCIAMSPRNIQEPEAPTATPKAGSTLAQSQESKENSAKKEMKFEDPWLKREEEVKKENAHPSEEGMRCETATGPSNAETRAEQEQEGKPSPGDRLSSSSGEVSASPVTDNFRRVVDGCEMALSGLATQSPVHPNKSVKSSSLPRAFQKGSRQEEPGSLFYYCAAETNGVGAASGTQPSKATLERKVASPKHCVLARPKGTPPLPPVRKSSLDQKNRASPQHSASSSGTSSPLNQPATFLAGLPDEPSGKTKDASSSSKLFSAKLEQLASRTNSLGRATVSHYECLSLERAESLSSVSSRLHAGKDSTMPRAGRSLGRSAGTSPPSSGASPKASQSKISAVSKLLLTSPKARSLSTSTTKTLSFSTKSLPQAVGQSSSLPPGGKHMSWSTQSLSRNRSSGLASKLPLRAVNGRISELLQGSAGARGLQLRAGPEAEERGGALAEDKPAAAHLLPSPYSKITPPRRPHRCSSGHGSDNSSVLSGELPPAMGKTALFYHSGGSSGYESMMRDSEATGSASSAQDSTSENSSSVGGRCRSLKTPKKRSNPGSQRRRLIPALSLDTSSPVRKPTNSTGVRWVDGPLRNSQRGLGEPFEIKVYEIDDVERLQRRRGGASKEVMCFNAKLKILEHRQQRIAEVRAKYEWLMKELEATKQYLMLDPNKWLSEFDLEQVWELDSLEYLEALECVTERLESRVNFCKAHLMMITCFDITSRRR